The Photobacterium sanguinicancri genome includes the window GTATAGCGATTGTCTGGTTTATATCCGAGGTTTTCTAATACCGATAGCATTTCAGGATGATTGAAAGTAATGCCGTTATTTTTGCCGGTATCAATACCAAGAAGAAGGTCGCCAAACTGATGAAATATAGCGACTTGAGGAGCGTCATCATTATAGAAAGAAAAACCTATGGGGTTATAGCCTTCCGACACAGGGTTTCCTTGGTAGGCATTACTCAGCGTAATTTCATTTTTTTGAAAGTCGATAGCCACTGCAGGGTGGCGTAGCAAGTTATACCCAAGTATTCCATCGAGCTTAAAACATGACATTGGAAAATCTTTTAATGTATCTAGTGCTGCAAAGTCGAAATTTGTAAAAGAGACATCGCCTATGTGCAGATCTGGCCCTTTATATAATTTTGATTCACGCTCCTCACCACTAATGTCATGAAGCTTTATTGTGTAGCTACGTTTCTTTAGACCTAGTTCTTTAATGGCTTGATTGCTGAGTACATTTGTAGCGCCCGTATCAAACATAAAATGGTAGTTTTTGCCCTTAATCGGTAAAGAGACAATCATCATGTTATCAACGAGCTTAAATGGTAGAGAGACAGAGTAATGAGCTTTCGATATTTCACCGGAATCCAGAATAGATGCATATGCACCTAAAGGAGTGATGAAAACAATAGCTAGCAATAAGGTGAGTATTTTCATAGGGGCTCTTAGGGCTCTTCTTACTTACATGTTTATTAGGCTAATGAGTGGTATCACCTTGGTCAATAAAAAGTTATCGTAAAACGGTAAGTTTTTATTGTTTTTTGATTTTTATTGAGTAAGATAAACTCAAATTATTTGGGAGTTAGGTGAATTATGTCGCAACAATCAATCAGTAGCTTTAGCCGTAAGTTGCTTATTTTATTCTGGTTATCTTTAATATTTGTTGCTGTAGTGAACGCTGCATTTTGGTTCGTTCCTACTTTACTAGGTGATAACTTCGATTGCCTTACAGTTACATTTCCTGTCGAGGTGATTTTACCGCTTCCCGTGATGCGCTCTTTGTTAGGGTTTATCCCGAGTATGTTTTCAGCCTTTTTGACTGTGGCATTACTGTGGCAACTTATTGTTCTGTTTCGTCTATATGAGCAAGGTACGATTTTTAAACGTAAAAATGTAGACTGCTACAAAAAGCTAAGTTATTTATTGATTGCTTCTCCGTTTGTCAGTGTAGTGGGGGATGTACTCGTGAGTTTAGTTTTAACACTTGATAATGAAGGGTTTAACTTATCCGCAGAGACCAATGATGCTGATATTACTATGATGGTGATTGGCTTTATCGTACGTGTTATTGCGGTAGTTATGGAAAGAGCGGTAGAGCTCCATGAAGAAAGTGAGCTAACAATCTAAATGGCGATAATAATCAACCTGGATGTAATGCTAGCGAAAAGAAAAATGCGTTCAAATGAGCTTGCAAAACGAGTGGGTATCACAGAGCAAAACTTGTCAGTTCTTAAAAACGGGCGCGCCAAAGCGGTAAAGCTCGTAACACTAGAGGCCATTTGCCTTCACTTAGATTGCCAGCCTGGTGATATTTTAGAGTATGTGCCTGAGAAGGAGGATTAAAGAGGGCTTTTGGCCTGGTGAGTACGTCTAATAACCGCTATGTCTTCTATAAAATGTAAACCTTTGTCGGTATTTATGTACTTGTTGTTTGCGGGCTTGTGCCACAGACAAAAAAAATAGCCCCTGAAATCAGGGGCTACGAGGTTGTGCTGTATGTGTTAACGAGTAACTTATTTAGCACTGTTTGCTTCGTCTTTCGCTTTATGCGCTGGTGGCACGTAGCCATGACGAACACGGGAAGGACTTGGGCGTGAGAAACAACCAGCTGGTCTCATATGTAAACTCTCGACTTCTACTTACGGAACGGGAACGGAATGAGAAAAAGCATAAAAAGCCAGGAAAAACTCTTAATGCAACTCTCATTTCTGATAGTAGCGTCATTGAGTGGTTGTAGGTACTTGAATTCTTCGTAAAAACAGCGATGTGAAAAGTTAATCTATTGGTGTTTTTTTTATGCCTTTTTGTTATTAAAAGTGACCTGAGACACGCACAAATTGTGCCATGCTTATTAGTGCTAAACAGAAATACGTTTGGCACTGTTTAACATTGGAGGGTTGAATGAAACATAGACGTGTATCAAATAAACGCATGAAGCAATTGTTGGCTGAAGTGGGTATTGGTCAAGATAACCATGAAAATGAAGAACAAGCATTGCTAGAGAAAAAACAGCAATCGGTCAATCCAGACAAACAACTAATTAACATTGATAGCCAAAATAAATAGAATTGAGACTTATTATTAAAAAGCGCCGTGTTGGCGCTTTTTTTGTTTTTATTGTTACGAGAATGTGATCGTTGTTGCTGACTATGTTGTGTTCTGCTGTTAGTACTGGTGGAAAATGCTGGTTATTTATGCAAAACAATAATTATTTATTCAAAAATGAGCCTTTTTTGGCTGATTTGGCGGATCTTTCTTTGTTTTTACTAAATCACAAACACTTTGTCTGAAACTGACTTTCTTTGTGGTGGATGTAACTGCCTGTTCAGCTGTTATTAAGAATAATACTGCTTTTTGTGATAGTTTTGTGGCAAATTACTTCAATGCCTGTTAGTGTTTTGAGCAATTCTTCGGTTAGATTTACATTGTTTAGGATTAACGATGTGAATATTGCGTAACATTAGACGCCTACCGAAGAACGTCATGGACGCAACGATAGAATGTATTGGAGTTATGCATGTATAAGAATAAAATCACTCAGGCGTTATTAGTAAGTGCGGGTCTGGCTGCTTCAGCTATGTCATTTTCAGCACTAGCAGCAGAAGTGCCTGAGGGTGTAAAACTGGCAGCTACACAAGAGTTAGTTCGAGGTAATGGTACTGAAGTTGCTTCGCTTGACCCACACAAGACTGAAGGTGTGCCAGAATCAAACGTTATCCGTGACCTACTTGAAGGCTTAGTTAACCAAGATGGTGACGGTAACACTATCCCTGGTGCTGCTGAAAGCTGGGAAACTACTGATAACCGCACATTTACCTTCCACCTACGTAAAGATGCTAAATGGTCTAACGGTGACCCTGTTACCGCTGACGATTTCGTTTATAGCTTCAAGCGTGCCGTCGATCCTGCAACAGCTTCGCCTTATTCATGGTATTTAGAAATGACCACCATGAAGAATGCTGAAAAAATTATCGCAGGTAAAGCAGACAAAGAATCACTAGGTGTGACAGCGGTAGACCCGTATACACTGAAGATCGAACTTGAATCTGCAGTACCTTACTTTGTGAAAATGATGGGCCATACAACGGTTAAGCCTGTAAATCGCAAAGTAGTAGAGAAATTTGGTGATGATTGGACTAAACCTGCAAACTTCGTGGGTAACGGTGCATTCGTACTTGATAAGTGGGTAGTGAACGAGCGTATCGTGCTTAAGCGTAATACGCAGTACTGGGACGATAAGAAAACAGTTATCGATCAAGTAACTTACCTGCCAATCGAAAACCAAGTAGCGGAAATGAACCGCTTCTTATCTGGTGAAATTGATATCACCAATGAATTACCAAACGAGCACTTCCGTCGCTTGCAAAAGCAACATGCTGAAGATGTACAAATTGTTGGTAACCTATGTTCGTACTATTACGGTTTCAATAACGAGAAAGCGCCGTTTAATGATGCACGTGTTCGTAAAGCCCTATCTTATGCGATTGACCGTGACATAGTAACGAAAGCATTGCTTGGCCAAGGCCAAAAGTCTGGTTATTTCCTAACACCTGAAATTACTGCGAACTTCAATCCAGTAACGCCAGCCTACGGCAAGCTTTCGCAAAAAGAGCGTAATGCTAAAGCGAAAGAACTGCTGGCAGAAGCTGGTTTTGATAGCAGCAACCCTCTAGAGTTTACTCTGCTATACAACACCTCTGAAAACCATAAGAAAATTGCGGTTGCAATTGCCTCTATGTGGAAGAAGAACCTAGGTGTGACAACTAACCTTGAAAACCAAGAGTGGAAAACGTACCTAGACAACCGTCGTCAAGGTAACTTTGATGTAACTCGTGCGGGTTGGTGTGGTGATTACAATGAAGCATCAAGCTTCTTGTCACTAATGCAAAGTAACAACAGCTCAAATGATCCTAAGTACCACAGCAAAGAGTACGACGGAATCATGGAAAAAGCGCTGGCGTCGACTTCAGATGCTGAGCGTGAAGCGCTATACATCCAAGCTGAAAAACTTCTGGCAAAAGACATGCCAATTGCCCCTATCTATCAGTATGTTAAAGCTCGCCTTGTGAACCCTCATGTGGGTGGTGTAGCAATGAATAACGCTGAAGATAAGCTTTTCTCTAAAGATATGTACATCATTGCTGACAAATAAACAGCAAGCATAATAAATAAACACTACACCCAGGACTGGGTGTAGTGTCTTCTGTCACAGACCAAACTCGGTAGAAATTATGATTAAACTAATTGCTAAAAGGATTTTAGAAGCAATACCAACTTTGTTGGTGTTAATCACTATCTCTTTTTTCTTAATGCGTTTTGCACCAGGTAACCCTTTTTCTTCAGAGCGTCCATTACCACCAGAAGTAATGGCCAACATTGAAGCGAAATACGGCCTTGATAAGCCAGTATTTGAGCAGTACACCACTTACCTTGGCAACGTATTACAAGGGGACTTCGGTCCGTCTTTTAAATATAAAGATTTCACAGTTAATGAACTAGTAAGCAAGGCATTGCCTGTTTCAGCAAAGATTGGTTTCTTTGCCTTCATTTTTGCAGTTGTTATGGGGGTTACGGTCGGAACGGTGGCCGCCTTGAAGCATAATACCTGGATAGACTACACCATAATGTCTACGGCAATGGCCGGGGTCGTCATGCCCTCCTTTATTCTCGCCCCAGTATTGATCTATATTTTTGCGATTAATCTTGGTTGGTTACCTGCTGGTGGCTGGCAAGACGGTTCGCTGAAATTCATGTTATTACCCATGTTTGGTATGTCGTTGCTTTACGTTGCTACTTTTGCTCGTATCACTCGCGGTAGCATGATTGAAACGCTAAACAGTAACTTTATTCGTACCGCCCGTGCGAAAGGTCTAAGTTACCCTTACATCATTTTAAAACATGCACTTAAACCTGCGCTTCTTCCTGTTGTGTCATACATGGGTCCTGCGTTTGTCGGCATCATCACAGGGTCGGTTGTTATCGAAACCATCTTTGGCCTACCAGGTATTGGTAAGCTATTTGTGAATGCAGCCTTCAACCGTGATTACTCATTGGTACTGGGTGTGACCATCCTAATTGGTGCGTTGACCATTATCTTCAATGCCATCGTTGATATTGTACTTGCGTACATTGATCCGAAAATTCGTTACTAGGAGAACAAGAAGATGATGTTAGTTAAAAAGGAAAGCGTTGACGCTATCGAGAACTTCTCTGATCAGTTAGAAATTGAAGGTCGTAGTTTGTGGCAAGATGCCCGTACTCGATTTAAGCGTAACAAAGCTGCGATGGTGAGCTTGACGATTCTTACGCTAATCACTCTCGCGGTTGTTTTTGGTCCAATGTTCAGCCAGTACGCGTTTGATGATACCGATTGGTATGCATTGCACGCGGCGCCAAGCCTTGGCGCTGAAGGTCACTTTTTTGGTACTGATAGCTTAGGTCGTGACTTGTACACACGTACGTTGGTTGGTGGCCGAATCTCTTTGATGGTGGGTATTCTTGGTGCCTTGGTCGCGGTTGTGATTGGTACACTTTATGGTGCGACATCTGGCTTTATTGGTGGCCGTACCGACCGTATCATGATGCGTATTTTGGAAGTGCTTTACTCCATTCCATTCATGTTCTTTGTTATCGTGCTTGTGACATTCTTTGGCCGAAACATCATGCTGATATTTGTCGCTATTGGTGCAATATCTTGGCTTGATATGGCGCGGATTGTACGTGGTCAAACGCTGTCTTTACGCAGTAAAGAGTTTATTGAAGCAGCGGAAGTCTGTGGTGTAAGCCGCTGGAGAATTATTACTCGTCACATTGTTCCTAACGTACTCGGTATTGTTGCGGTCTACTCAACGTTGCTAGTACCGTCAATGATTCTGACTGAGTCATTCCTTAGTTTCCTTGGCCTTGGTGTACAAGAGCCAATGACAAGCTGGGGTGCATTATTGCAAGAAGGTTCTCAAACCATGGAAGTTGCTATTTGGCAACTGTTGTTCCCGGCTGCATTTATGGTCGTAACTTTGTTCTGCTTTAACTATGTCGGTGATGGTCTGCGCGATGCGCTTGATCCGAAAGACAGATAACAACAGCACCTGCTAACAGGTACAGAACAAATTAATGGATATATTGCAATAGTTTAGCGCAGCCCTATCAAGCAACACTGCGCTGAACCGTTGCAAATAAGGAAGGAAGCAATGAGCCT containing:
- a CDS encoding aspartyl protease family protein is translated as MKILTLLLAIVFITPLGAYASILDSGEISKAHYSVSLPFKLVDNMMIVSLPIKGKNYHFMFDTGATNVLSNQAIKELGLKKRSYTIKLHDISGEERESKLYKGPDLHIGDVSFTNFDFAALDTLKDFPMSCFKLDGILGYNLLRHPAVAIDFQKNEITLSNAYQGNPVSEGYNPIGFSFYNDDAPQVAIFHQFGDLLLGIDTGKNNGITFNHPEMLSVLENLGYKPDNRYTIDALGMYGLKEYDVRDYTLSNMNIGRVVLNDTRVTVQVKEGISLAGVGFLSYFKTIIDFPSRVLWLKPISKEEDGLSLPRYGFNLDLTPDGKLLTSHVAKGMLAHQAGLKNGDQIIAINGSNKSIFSQNDYCNVYLDKSNSLYISRSKRLNLTVLRKGKQKDISIYYKK
- a CDS encoding DUF2975 domain-containing protein, encoding MSQQSISSFSRKLLILFWLSLIFVAVVNAAFWFVPTLLGDNFDCLTVTFPVEVILPLPVMRSLLGFIPSMFSAFLTVALLWQLIVLFRLYEQGTIFKRKNVDCYKKLSYLLIASPFVSVVGDVLVSLVLTLDNEGFNLSAETNDADITMMVIGFIVRVIAVVMERAVELHEESELTI
- a CDS encoding helix-turn-helix domain-containing protein, producing MAIIINLDVMLAKRKMRSNELAKRVGITEQNLSVLKNGRAKAVKLVTLEAICLHLDCQPGDILEYVPEKED
- a CDS encoding ABC transporter substrate-binding protein produces the protein MYKNKITQALLVSAGLAASAMSFSALAAEVPEGVKLAATQELVRGNGTEVASLDPHKTEGVPESNVIRDLLEGLVNQDGDGNTIPGAAESWETTDNRTFTFHLRKDAKWSNGDPVTADDFVYSFKRAVDPATASPYSWYLEMTTMKNAEKIIAGKADKESLGVTAVDPYTLKIELESAVPYFVKMMGHTTVKPVNRKVVEKFGDDWTKPANFVGNGAFVLDKWVVNERIVLKRNTQYWDDKKTVIDQVTYLPIENQVAEMNRFLSGEIDITNELPNEHFRRLQKQHAEDVQIVGNLCSYYYGFNNEKAPFNDARVRKALSYAIDRDIVTKALLGQGQKSGYFLTPEITANFNPVTPAYGKLSQKERNAKAKELLAEAGFDSSNPLEFTLLYNTSENHKKIAVAIASMWKKNLGVTTNLENQEWKTYLDNRRQGNFDVTRAGWCGDYNEASSFLSLMQSNNSSNDPKYHSKEYDGIMEKALASTSDAEREALYIQAEKLLAKDMPIAPIYQYVKARLVNPHVGGVAMNNAEDKLFSKDMYIIADK
- the oppB gene encoding oligopeptide ABC transporter permease OppB — encoded protein: MIKLIAKRILEAIPTLLVLITISFFLMRFAPGNPFSSERPLPPEVMANIEAKYGLDKPVFEQYTTYLGNVLQGDFGPSFKYKDFTVNELVSKALPVSAKIGFFAFIFAVVMGVTVGTVAALKHNTWIDYTIMSTAMAGVVMPSFILAPVLIYIFAINLGWLPAGGWQDGSLKFMLLPMFGMSLLYVATFARITRGSMIETLNSNFIRTARAKGLSYPYIILKHALKPALLPVVSYMGPAFVGIITGSVVIETIFGLPGIGKLFVNAAFNRDYSLVLGVTILIGALTIIFNAIVDIVLAYIDPKIRY
- the oppC gene encoding oligopeptide ABC transporter permease OppC, whose protein sequence is MLVKKESVDAIENFSDQLEIEGRSLWQDARTRFKRNKAAMVSLTILTLITLAVVFGPMFSQYAFDDTDWYALHAAPSLGAEGHFFGTDSLGRDLYTRTLVGGRISLMVGILGALVAVVIGTLYGATSGFIGGRTDRIMMRILEVLYSIPFMFFVIVLVTFFGRNIMLIFVAIGAISWLDMARIVRGQTLSLRSKEFIEAAEVCGVSRWRIITRHIVPNVLGIVAVYSTLLVPSMILTESFLSFLGLGVQEPMTSWGALLQEGSQTMEVAIWQLLFPAAFMVVTLFCFNYVGDGLRDALDPKDR